From one Planococcus citri chromosome 3, ihPlaCitr1.1, whole genome shotgun sequence genomic stretch:
- the LOC135839402 gene encoding uncharacterized protein LOC135839402 isoform X1 — protein sequence MRAVVIIFTVFFVVQSQKIDSQRNVTESERIVSDYIEKICKSEKTCHLLNTVNASLQTLNTRNCMCDENCTLYGDCCEDSQHINHNKTYKLEYFYCPPAERVYMKTTCPPNYPNQSVKSKCESSMKSLQNENKKLYIPVTNVQKNITYGNEYCAVCNNEFVYIAWNLTTHCSPITNNDQIPSTEKTQQFVSSTEKMSASTPDSQFIDYHKMNLEEAKKRVRFNSTSKTFFSEYNGTKYDCWYKRLKPAELEPHFRDCVSTISNCSLKNSTFVNLCDSSHTSIVYDEFKDEAYRNKYCAYCNNITSNLRGCFDPGTRITGSSIFTTFDKGQGQKPPCNNADAKVKNKFC from the exons ATGAGAGCggttgtaataatttttacagtGTTTTTCGTCGTTCaatcgcaaaaaattgattcgcaAAGAAATGTTACCGAAAGTGAACGAATCGTGTCGGATTACATTGAAAA GATttgtaaaagtgaaaaaacgtgTCATTTATTGAATACGGTAAATGCTTCTTTGCAAACGTTGAATACCCGAAACTGTATGTGTGATGAGAACTGCACACTTTATGGGGATTGTTGCGAAGATTCCCAGCACATTAACCATAATAAAACGTATAAATTGGAGTATTTTTACTGCCCTCCTGCCGAGCGA GTTTACATGAAAACTACGTGTCCGCCTAATTATCCAAATCAAAGCGTGAAATCCAAATGTGAAAGCTCCATGAAAAGCTTgcaaaatgagaataaaaagcTGTATATTCCAGTTACCAATGTGCAGAAAAATATCACATATGGAAACGAATATTGCGCTGTGTGTAATAACGAGTTCGTTTACATAGCGTGGAATTTGACAACTCATTGCTCACCGATAACGAACAACGATCAAATACCATCAACGGAGAAGACTCAACAGTTTGTATCCAGTACAGAAAAAATGTCCGCATCTACACCCGATTCTCAATTTATAGATTATCATAAGATGAACTTGGAAGAAGCGAAAAAACGCGTTCGATTCAACTCCACTAGTAAAACTTTCTTCAGCGAGTATAACGGTACGAAATATGATTGTTGGTATAAGCGACTGAAACCGGCGGAGCTGGAGCCTCATTTTCGAGATTGCGTGTCGACAATTTCGAATTGTAGTTTGAAAAATAGCACATTTGTAAATTTATGCGATTCGTCGCATACCTCGATAGTGTACGACGAATTCAAAGACGAGGCTTATAGAAATAAATATTGCGCGTATTGTAACAATATCACCAGCAATTTACGCGGCTGTTTTGATCCAGGTACTAGAATAACAGGATCATCAATATTTACCACTTTCGACAAAGGACAGGGACAAAAGCCGCCTTGTAATAACGCCGATGCCAAAGTGAAAAATAAGTTTTGTTAG
- the LOC135839402 gene encoding uncharacterized protein LOC135839402 isoform X2 gives MCDENCTLYGDCCEDSQHINHNKTYKLEYFYCPPAERVYMKTTCPPNYPNQSVKSKCESSMKSLQNENKKLYIPVTNVQKNITYGNEYCAVCNNEFVYIAWNLTTHCSPITNNDQIPSTEKTQQFVSSTEKMSASTPDSQFIDYHKMNLEEAKKRVRFNSTSKTFFSEYNGTKYDCWYKRLKPAELEPHFRDCVSTISNCSLKNSTFVNLCDSSHTSIVYDEFKDEAYRNKYCAYCNNITSNLRGCFDPGTRITGSSIFTTFDKGQGQKPPCNNADAKVKNKFC, from the exons ATGTGTGATGAGAACTGCACACTTTATGGGGATTGTTGCGAAGATTCCCAGCACATTAACCATAATAAAACGTATAAATTGGAGTATTTTTACTGCCCTCCTGCCGAGCGA GTTTACATGAAAACTACGTGTCCGCCTAATTATCCAAATCAAAGCGTGAAATCCAAATGTGAAAGCTCCATGAAAAGCTTgcaaaatgagaataaaaagcTGTATATTCCAGTTACCAATGTGCAGAAAAATATCACATATGGAAACGAATATTGCGCTGTGTGTAATAACGAGTTCGTTTACATAGCGTGGAATTTGACAACTCATTGCTCACCGATAACGAACAACGATCAAATACCATCAACGGAGAAGACTCAACAGTTTGTATCCAGTACAGAAAAAATGTCCGCATCTACACCCGATTCTCAATTTATAGATTATCATAAGATGAACTTGGAAGAAGCGAAAAAACGCGTTCGATTCAACTCCACTAGTAAAACTTTCTTCAGCGAGTATAACGGTACGAAATATGATTGTTGGTATAAGCGACTGAAACCGGCGGAGCTGGAGCCTCATTTTCGAGATTGCGTGTCGACAATTTCGAATTGTAGTTTGAAAAATAGCACATTTGTAAATTTATGCGATTCGTCGCATACCTCGATAGTGTACGACGAATTCAAAGACGAGGCTTATAGAAATAAATATTGCGCGTATTGTAACAATATCACCAGCAATTTACGCGGCTGTTTTGATCCAGGTACTAGAATAACAGGATCATCAATATTTACCACTTTCGACAAAGGACAGGGACAAAAGCCGCCTTGTAATAACGCCGATGCCAAAGTGAAAAATAAGTTTTGTTAG
- the LOC135839978 gene encoding uncharacterized protein LOC135839978: protein MISAVFLVITTSIVVYGQTNKDDFSVITIDQPTLFNEQAYREKICKSEPTCNLIKDITPKELTTLQYRNCMCDADCATYGDCCSESKYFNATQQKQNFHNFHCSYQEDVYMITTCPKNYNNITIRNKCEKSTLPLDTDNVKLIIPVTNVNTRITYGNEYCAQCHGVRNYRYWNETRVCSVKHDESIRTDDFRQNYPVANLDNDTSSLNSRTQYYRLENFTDLTENGTSLPQSDDLYAESLEATKFMKFNSTSKTFYSLYNNRNFACSVARAIPDDLNSSVRKCKKFVSECSIASNKTLTEKCRSYTSIVFDGFTSYRNKECAACNNVTQELPGCFSPPPAFGAASNLFSTSNKATSGDINPCKNPSLKDKFCS, encoded by the exons ATGATCAGTGCAGTATTTCTTGTGATCACAACATCAATTGTTGTGTACGGGCAAACTAATAAAGATGATTTTTCAGTCATTACAATTGACCAACCAACACTCTTCAATGAACAAGCTTACCGAGAAAA GATTTGTAAAAGTGAGCCGACTTGCAATCTGATAAAAGACATTACGCCGAAAGAATTGACTACATTACAGTATCGAAACTGCATGTGCGATGCTGACTGCGCCACATATGGAGACTGTTGTTCAGAATCGAAATATTTTAATGCAACGCagcaaaaacaaaactttcataATTTCCATTGTTCGTACCAAGAAGAT GTTTATATGATAACTACCTGCCCGAAGAATTATAATAACATCACGATAAGAAATAAATGCGAAAAATCCACGTTACCGTTAGACACcgacaatgtaaaattaatcattcCAGTAACCAATGTTAATACTCGGATTACATACGGTAACGAGTACTGCGCTCAATGCCACGGCGTCAGAAATTATCGTTATTGGAACGAAACTCGAGTTTGTTCGGTAAAACACGACGAAAGTATTCGAACAGATGACTTTAGGCAGAACTATCCAGTAGCGAATCTTGACAATGATACTTCATCATTGAATTCCAGAACACAATATTACAGGCTCGAAAACTTTACTGATTTGACAGAAAATGGCACCTCATTACCTCAAAGCGATGATCTTTACGCCGAATCACTCGAAGCTACTAAGTTCATGAAATTCAACTCTACCAGTAaaactttttacagtttataCAACAATAGAAATTTTGCCTGCTCGGTTGCACGAGCTATTCCAGATGATTTGAATTCGtcagtaagaaaatgtaaaaaatttgtatccGAATGCTCTATTGCTTCAAATAAAACGCTGACTGAAAAATGTCGATCATATACATCGATAGTATTCGACGGTTTCACTTCGTACAGAAACAAAGAATGTGCTGCTTGCAATAATGTCACGCAGGAGTTACCTGGGTGTTTTTCACCTCCTCCTGCTTTTGGAGCTGCTTCTAATCTATTTTCAACTAGTAACAAAGCAACATCAGGAGACATTAATCCTTGTAAAAATCCTTCTTTAAAGGATAAATTTTGTTCGTGA